Proteins encoded by one window of Cyprinus carpio isolate SPL01 chromosome B6, ASM1834038v1, whole genome shotgun sequence:
- the LOC122137646 gene encoding autophagy-related protein 9A-like — translation MHNQQSRGEVSRHTWHRQESDESSESVNEDMEAARTFPRSSTFPTTSHQAGAAQQSGSQRHYGRTSDPVSGSFRAQRTPRMPMGGWSEENQMSRHHDPVPEEGSEDELPPHIHKVT, via the exons ATGCACAATCAGCAGTCGCGAGGTGAGGTGTCTCGACACACCTGGCACAGACAGGAGAGTGACGAGAGCAGTGAGAGTGTCAATGAGGACATGGAAGCCGCCCGCACCTTCCCCCGTTCCAGCACTTTCCCAACCACCTCACATCAGGCGGGGGCAGCACAGCAGAGCGGCAGCCAGCGGCACTATGGCAGAACCTCAG ATCCCGTTTCTGGAAGCTTTCGAGCTCAGAGAACGCCTCGTATGCCTATGGGCGGCTGGTCTGAGGAGAACCAAATGAGCAGACATCACGACCCAGTGCCCGAGGAGGGGTCTGAGGATGAGCTACCACCACACATCCATAAG GTGACTTAG